A single region of the Biomaibacter acetigenes genome encodes:
- a CDS encoding Fur family transcriptional regulator, giving the protein MMNIDEMLKQKQLKVTPQRKAILTVLERSESVLSAQELFREVLELLPGTNFSTIYRNLDTLLSRGLLCRIPRENGGDLYEIRREEGHHHHVICKGCGASIPVDFCPMETLNCQLEEYGFTPTEHHFEVYGLCSKCKKQHRIP; this is encoded by the coding sequence ATGATGAATATCGATGAAATGCTAAAACAAAAGCAATTGAAAGTCACCCCTCAGCGCAAGGCAATACTCACTGTGCTGGAAAGATCCGAGTCGGTTTTGAGCGCCCAGGAGCTTTTCAGAGAGGTGCTGGAGCTTTTGCCCGGCACCAACTTTTCCACCATATATAGAAACCTTGATACGCTTCTTTCTAGAGGGCTTTTATGCCGCATCCCCCGGGAAAACGGCGGCGACCTGTATGAGATACGCAGGGAAGAAGGACACCACCATCATGTCATATGCAAGGGCTGTGGAGCATCGATCCCTGTGGATTTCTGCCCTATGGAAACCCTGAACTGTCAACTGGAGGAATATGGTTTTACTCCCACAGAGCACCATTTCGAGGTATATGGACTCTGCAGCAAATGCAAAAAACAACATCGCATTCCATAA
- the trxA gene encoding thioredoxin produces MKPITVTDDNFDQEVLQAEGKVLVDMWAPWCGPCRMMAPVVDEIAAEYEGTLKVCKLDVDENPETAARYGVMSIPTLLVFENGQVVNKLIGFRPKRDILAEIGV; encoded by the coding sequence ATGAAACCGATAACCGTTACCGATGACAATTTTGACCAGGAAGTACTCCAGGCCGAAGGTAAAGTCCTTGTGGATATGTGGGCACCCTGGTGTGGCCCCTGCCGCATGATGGCTCCGGTGGTGGACGAGATTGCTGCCGAATACGAGGGCACCCTCAAGGTGTGCAAATTGGATGTGGATGAAAACCCCGAAACCGCAGCCCGCTACGGAGTAATGAGCATCCCCACCCTCCTGGTGTTCGAAAACGGCCAGGTGGTAAATAAGCTCATAGGCTTCAGGCCAAAGCGCGACATTCTTGCAGAAATCGGCGTATAA
- a CDS encoding helix-turn-helix domain-containing protein codes for MIDGRLIRSLRRKRNLSLQELAQRAELSVSYLSEIERGKKQPSLETIEKLASALNVSKEGFFPEADTITPGPTALGEKIALLRQKKGLSQSKLAEKAGISAAYLCHIEKGKVLPAVSTLRTIARALEVCPEDLISATSHVGYKIKKIRRERDLTQADLAAKAGVSTGLIGQIESGRVEPSIKTLEKIASALSLSPCYFVADDDEISSLFKPMNPALKELFLDPKVRSVLELVADCTAEEFSFILKFIQLYKEHRKS; via the coding sequence ATGATAGACGGTAGATTAATCCGCAGTCTTCGCCGGAAGCGAAATTTATCGCTGCAGGAGCTTGCCCAGCGGGCGGAACTTTCGGTTTCATACCTGAGCGAAATTGAGCGGGGCAAAAAGCAGCCTTCTCTTGAAACCATAGAAAAGCTGGCTTCAGCTCTAAATGTGTCAAAAGAAGGTTTTTTCCCCGAAGCGGATACCATTACACCCGGTCCCACAGCCCTCGGTGAGAAGATAGCCCTGCTGCGCCAGAAAAAGGGGCTTTCCCAATCAAAACTGGCGGAAAAGGCCGGCATTTCCGCAGCCTATCTTTGCCATATAGAAAAAGGCAAAGTGCTGCCGGCGGTGTCCACTTTGAGGACTATCGCCCGGGCTCTGGAAGTTTGCCCCGAAGACCTGATATCCGCCACCAGCCATGTGGGCTACAAGATAAAGAAGATTCGCCGGGAGCGGGATCTCACCCAGGCAGACCTGGCCGCAAAAGCCGGCGTATCCACGGGCCTCATCGGCCAGATCGAAAGCGGCAGGGTGGAGCCTTCCATAAAGACTCTGGAAAAGATCGCATCAGCCCTCTCCCTTTCGCCATGCTATTTTGTGGCAGACGATGATGAGATTTCATCGCTTTTCAAGCCCATGAACCCCGCTTTAAAAGAGCTTTTTTTAGACCCGAAAGTCCGGTCGGTCCTGGAGCTGGTGGCAGACTGTACAGCCGAAGAGTTCAGTTTTATACTAAAGTTCATACAGCTTTATAAGGAACACCGAAAGTCCTGA
- a CDS encoding sigma-54 interaction domain-containing protein: MRIFNPAQEKLDGCRACDVLGKHVTEVYKLDWQSSLLLKVLKEGRPILNYHQTYNTMAGKVVDIICSVFPIYQNGEVAGSVAITRDFTNFRNMAERLLDMQESLAMRSLQPARKIEEDKGIKSFRQMVGNNRRLKEAVRLGEGASKTDSPVLICGETGVGKELFARCIHEQGKRAKGPFLAINCAAIPESLLEGILFGTEKGAFTGAVSRKGLLEQAYGGTLLLDEINSMPLALQAKLLRVLEEKKVRRLGGSEEHEIDVRIISSCNVEPMEAIVARQLRDDLFYRLAVVYIYIPPLRERMDDLESLTRHFIEVMNIQFGKNVKGLSPEVKQAFFRYDWPGNIRQLKNCIEGAMNAVAVDESLLLSHHIPEYLRMFPQQNKYPSAPKPEYSVGQNIFAKIEEMDKQKIIEALKQTNANITRAAALLGMSRQNLQYRLKKYGIERS; this comes from the coding sequence TTGCGCATCTTTAATCCGGCTCAGGAAAAGTTGGATGGATGCAGGGCATGTGATGTTTTAGGAAAGCATGTCACCGAAGTCTATAAACTCGACTGGCAAAGCAGCCTGCTGTTAAAGGTTTTAAAAGAAGGAAGGCCCATCCTAAATTATCATCAGACATACAACACCATGGCGGGTAAGGTCGTGGATATAATATGCAGCGTGTTTCCTATATATCAAAATGGGGAAGTCGCAGGTTCTGTGGCCATAACCCGGGATTTCACGAATTTCCGCAACATGGCAGAAAGGTTATTGGACATGCAGGAAAGTCTGGCCATGAGAAGCCTGCAACCTGCGAGAAAGATTGAAGAAGATAAGGGCATCAAGAGTTTTAGGCAAATGGTGGGCAACAACCGGCGTTTAAAGGAAGCGGTGAGACTGGGGGAGGGCGCATCAAAGACCGATTCTCCGGTTTTGATATGCGGTGAAACCGGTGTGGGTAAAGAATTATTTGCGCGATGCATTCATGAACAGGGAAAGCGCGCAAAAGGGCCGTTTCTGGCCATTAACTGTGCCGCCATTCCCGAATCTTTATTGGAGGGAATCCTTTTCGGCACCGAGAAGGGTGCTTTCACCGGGGCGGTATCCAGAAAAGGTCTTTTGGAACAGGCTTATGGCGGTACGCTTCTTCTTGATGAAATAAACTCCATGCCGCTTGCCCTTCAAGCAAAACTTTTACGGGTGCTTGAAGAAAAAAAGGTTCGGCGTTTGGGGGGAAGCGAGGAACACGAAATAGATGTCCGTATAATCAGCAGTTGCAATGTGGAGCCCATGGAGGCCATCGTCGCCCGGCAGTTAAGGGATGATTTGTTCTACAGGCTTGCCGTAGTATACATTTATATACCCCCGCTTCGGGAGAGGATGGATGACCTTGAAAGCCTCACACGGCATTTTATAGAGGTTATGAACATTCAATTCGGCAAAAATGTAAAGGGACTTTCGCCGGAGGTAAAGCAGGCCTTTTTTAGATATGACTGGCCCGGCAACATAAGGCAGTTAAAGAATTGCATCGAGGGGGCTATGAATGCGGTAGCTGTGGATGAATCCTTACTTTTGTCGCACCATATCCCTGAGTATCTGAGGATGTTTCCGCAGCAAAATAAATACCCGTCGGCTCCAAAACCGGAGTATTCGGTCGGGCAAAACATTTTTGCAAAGATAGAAGAAATGGATAAGCAAAAAATAATTGAAGCTCTAAAACAAACTAATGCAAATATCACCAGAGCCGCCGCCCTATTAGGCATGAGCCGGCAAAACCTGCAGTATCGACTTAAAAAATATGGAATTGAACGTTCATAA
- a CDS encoding Tex family protein, with protein sequence MEKIIKRLAQELNIRENQIEAAVNLLDEGNTVPFIARYRKEATGGLTDEQLRNLSERLSYLRSLEDRKAEVARLLEDMGKLTPEIQESLSRADTLQEVEDIYRPFRPKRRTRATIAREKGLEPLAQRVLAQDTPIGPEDASAFVDPEKGVESAEDALAGALDIIAEEISDDAELRKIIRDVTWKKGTVRTAGLKEEVSTYSMYYDFREPVAKIVSHRILAINRGEREEFLQVKIEAPEEEILHIIKSRYIKQNSRTMELMEKAVEDAYKRLIEPSIEREIRNLLTEKAEEKALNIFAKNLKNLLLQPPVKNKIIMGFDPAYRTGCKVVVIDASGKLLAHTVCYPTPPQNKTEEAAKELKALIERFGVDVISLGNGTASRESEKFLSELIKEMERPISYVVVSEAGASVYSASELATREFPELDVSYRGAVSIARRLLDPLAELVKIDPKALGVGQYQHDVNQKKLSEKLSGVVEDCVNSVGVDVNTASPSLLKYVSGVNASIAENIVKHREENGIFRSRKELLKVPKLGPKAFEQCAGFLRIPESDNLLDNTAVHPESYSIAEKVMEKYPLQELRTRSFSEDEIEEMAQALDAGIPTLKDILSELRKPGRDPREELPPPIFRTDVLELKDLKPGMVLYGTVRNITDFGAFIDIGVHQDGLCHISELSEDFVRSPFDVVNIGDTVKVKVLSVEPARNRISLTMKGI encoded by the coding sequence ATGGAAAAAATTATCAAAAGGCTGGCGCAGGAACTAAATATCAGGGAAAATCAAATAGAGGCTGCGGTGAACCTGCTGGACGAGGGCAACACCGTGCCTTTCATAGCTCGCTACCGCAAGGAAGCCACCGGAGGCCTTACCGACGAACAGCTTCGGAACCTCTCCGAAAGGCTGTCATATCTACGAAGCCTTGAAGATCGTAAGGCGGAAGTTGCAAGGTTGCTGGAGGATATGGGCAAGCTCACCCCGGAGATTCAGGAAAGCCTTTCTCGGGCGGATACTCTGCAGGAAGTGGAGGATATATACAGGCCCTTCAGGCCCAAGAGGCGGACCCGGGCCACCATCGCCAGGGAGAAGGGGCTGGAACCACTGGCGCAAAGGGTGCTGGCCCAGGATACACCTATCGGTCCGGAAGATGCTTCGGCCTTCGTGGACCCGGAAAAGGGTGTAGAAAGTGCCGAAGACGCCCTGGCCGGAGCCCTGGATATCATAGCCGAGGAGATATCCGATGATGCGGAACTTAGAAAAATCATAAGGGATGTTACCTGGAAAAAGGGGACGGTGCGGACTGCAGGGCTGAAAGAGGAAGTGTCTACATATTCCATGTACTACGATTTCCGGGAGCCCGTGGCAAAAATCGTATCCCACAGGATTTTAGCCATAAACCGGGGTGAGAGGGAAGAATTTTTACAGGTTAAGATCGAAGCTCCGGAAGAAGAAATACTCCATATCATAAAATCCAGGTACATAAAGCAAAATTCCCGCACCATGGAACTCATGGAAAAGGCAGTGGAGGATGCTTATAAGCGGCTGATTGAACCCTCCATAGAAAGGGAAATCCGGAACCTGCTCACCGAGAAGGCTGAAGAAAAGGCTCTGAATATATTTGCGAAAAACCTTAAGAATTTGCTGCTGCAGCCCCCGGTGAAAAACAAAATCATTATGGGATTTGACCCGGCATACCGCACCGGGTGCAAGGTAGTGGTTATAGATGCATCCGGGAAACTGCTGGCCCATACGGTTTGCTACCCCACGCCGCCGCAAAACAAGACGGAAGAAGCGGCAAAGGAGCTTAAAGCTCTGATTGAAAGGTTCGGGGTGGATGTTATATCCCTGGGCAACGGCACCGCTTCCAGGGAAAGCGAAAAATTTTTGAGTGAATTGATAAAGGAAATGGAAAGGCCGATATCCTATGTAGTAGTAAGTGAGGCCGGGGCTTCGGTTTATTCCGCCTCAGAGCTTGCCACCAGGGAATTCCCGGAGCTCGATGTTTCCTACAGGGGCGCCGTATCCATCGCCCGCCGCCTGCTGGACCCCCTGGCGGAACTGGTGAAGATTGATCCCAAGGCCCTGGGCGTGGGGCAGTACCAGCATGATGTAAACCAGAAGAAACTTTCGGAAAAGCTCTCCGGCGTGGTGGAGGACTGCGTAAACAGTGTCGGCGTGGATGTGAATACCGCCTCTCCCTCCCTTTTAAAATATGTGAGCGGTGTGAATGCCTCTATTGCAGAAAACATAGTAAAACACCGTGAAGAAAACGGCATTTTTAGGTCCCGGAAGGAGCTTCTGAAGGTCCCCAAACTGGGGCCAAAGGCCTTCGAGCAGTGCGCAGGATTCCTCCGGATTCCCGAAAGCGACAACCTCCTGGACAATACCGCCGTCCATCCCGAAAGCTATAGTATAGCCGAAAAGGTAATGGAAAAATATCCGCTTCAGGAGCTCAGGACCAGGTCTTTCTCCGAAGATGAAATAGAAGAGATGGCGCAAGCCCTGGATGCCGGCATACCGACTCTGAAGGATATTCTTTCGGAACTCAGGAAGCCTGGCCGGGATCCCAGGGAGGAACTTCCCCCGCCTATATTCCGCACCGATGTGCTGGAACTCAAAGACTTAAAGCCGGGCATGGTGCTCTACGGCACCGTGCGCAACATTACGGATTTCGGTGCATTTATCGACATAGGAGTCCACCAGGACGGCCTTTGCCACATATCTGAGCTTTCCGAAGACTTCGTTAGATCGCCCTTTGATGTAGTGAACATCGGGGACACGGTGAAGGTGAAAGTGCTCTCCGTAGAGCCGGCAAGAAACAGGATAAGCCTGACCATGAAGGGGATATAG
- a CDS encoding NADH:flavin oxidoreductase/NADH oxidase: MSPMCMYSAGDDGKPNDWHFAHYAARAVGGVGLIMQEATAVERRGRISANDLGLWEDSQIEPLKKIVDFVHSMGCRMGVQLAHAGRKCGVKGERIVAPSSLHWSDEYPVPAELSKDEIKGIVKAFGYAAKRAVKVGYDTVEVHAAHGYLLHEFLSPLSNKRTDEYGGSRENRVRFLREVLMEVRSAIPDDMPLIVRLSATDFMEGGLDITETIEIVKLIKDKVDLVDTSAGGLLSPKLELYPGYQINYSEAVKRSTGLPTAAVGLITTPELAEEVIGNERADLVALGRVLLRQPYWPMYAAHVLKEDIPIPEQYLRGKYR; encoded by the coding sequence ATGTCCCCCATGTGCATGTATTCAGCCGGGGATGACGGAAAGCCCAATGACTGGCATTTCGCCCATTATGCCGCTAGGGCTGTAGGAGGTGTGGGGCTCATCATGCAAGAAGCCACTGCGGTGGAAAGGCGGGGGAGGATCAGCGCCAACGACCTGGGCCTCTGGGAGGATTCCCAGATAGAACCCTTGAAAAAGATAGTGGATTTTGTCCATTCCATGGGGTGCAGGATGGGAGTCCAGCTGGCCCATGCGGGAAGAAAGTGCGGTGTCAAGGGCGAAAGGATAGTGGCGCCATCGAGCCTTCACTGGAGCGATGAATACCCGGTACCGGCGGAACTTTCGAAAGATGAAATAAAAGGCATTGTTAAAGCCTTCGGTTATGCGGCCAAAAGGGCCGTAAAAGTTGGTTATGATACGGTGGAAGTCCATGCGGCCCATGGATATCTTCTCCACGAATTTCTTTCACCTTTGTCCAACAAGCGTACCGATGAATACGGCGGCTCCAGGGAAAACAGAGTCAGGTTTCTGAGAGAGGTTTTGATGGAAGTCCGCTCTGCTATTCCCGATGACATGCCCCTTATCGTGAGGCTGTCGGCCACCGACTTTATGGAAGGCGGTCTTGACATCACCGAAACCATCGAAATAGTAAAACTCATCAAAGATAAGGTAGATTTGGTCGATACCAGTGCCGGAGGTCTGCTTTCTCCAAAGTTAGAGCTGTATCCCGGGTACCAGATAAATTATTCCGAAGCTGTAAAAAGATCTACCGGCCTTCCCACCGCAGCCGTGGGCCTCATAACCACCCCGGAACTGGCAGAAGAGGTCATAGGCAATGAAAGGGCGGACCTGGTGGCCCTGGGAAGGGTCTTGCTTCGCCAGCCTTACTGGCCTATGTATGCAGCCCATGTATTGAAAGAGGATATCCCGATTCCCGAACAGTATTTAAGGGGAAAATATAGATAA
- a CDS encoding metal ABC transporter ATP-binding protein produces the protein MNVKEKMSNFKKNHVKISPDRMHQKDHFTDEVVKLTDVTFAYNGTPVLENINLSVQVGEFLALIGPNGAAKSTLMKLMVGLLKPKAGEVRLFGQDIKRFCDWNRIGYVSQQAAHVNTAFPATVEEVVSSGFYSGFGKLFDSKKRQEAVEHAMKLTGISELSRRLVGELSGGQRQKVFVAKALVKNPEALFLDEPTTGIDAASQQEFYNLLMDLNRNEGITVVIITHDIGAAFGKAKKIGCVRDKGVYIHENTNEVTQEHIAEVLGYKLS, from the coding sequence ATGAACGTTAAAGAAAAAATGAGTAACTTTAAAAAAAATCATGTTAAGATAAGCCCTGATAGAATGCATCAAAAGGATCATTTTACCGACGAAGTGGTAAAGCTTACCGATGTTACTTTTGCCTATAACGGCACTCCGGTGCTGGAAAATATAAACCTTTCGGTGCAGGTTGGGGAATTCCTGGCCCTTATCGGCCCCAATGGTGCCGCCAAGTCCACCCTCATGAAGCTCATGGTGGGGCTTTTAAAGCCAAAGGCCGGAGAGGTAAGGCTTTTTGGTCAGGATATAAAGAGGTTTTGTGATTGGAACAGAATAGGTTATGTTTCCCAGCAGGCAGCCCATGTCAATACGGCCTTTCCCGCCACGGTGGAGGAAGTGGTGTCATCGGGATTTTACAGCGGCTTCGGGAAGCTTTTTGATAGCAAAAAGAGGCAGGAGGCGGTGGAGCATGCCATGAAACTTACCGGGATTTCGGAACTTTCCCGCCGGCTCGTAGGCGAGCTTTCCGGCGGCCAGAGGCAGAAGGTCTTTGTGGCAAAAGCTCTGGTGAAAAACCCTGAAGCTTTATTCCTGGATGAACCCACAACGGGCATCGATGCCGCGTCCCAGCAGGAGTTTTACAACCTGCTCATGGACCTGAACAGGAATGAAGGAATTACCGTAGTCATCATCACCCATGACATAGGGGCGGCCTTCGGCAAGGCAAAAAAGATCGGTTGTGTGCGGGATAAAGGTGTCTACATCCATGAAAATACAAATGAAGTCACCCAGGAGCATATAGCCGAGGTACTGGGGTATAAATTAAGTTGA
- a CDS encoding CC/Se motif family (seleno)protein, protein MEKIEIDERAKKYIQDKKNDTITIKLERYGGGUAGCTYMPAVYVGAPADASEYTLKEVDGIKVYVSPFVSMERGLKIFLSGFGMFKGLAVAPLSY, encoded by the coding sequence ATGGAAAAAATAGAGATTGATGAGAGGGCCAAAAAATATATCCAGGATAAGAAAAACGACACCATCACCATAAAGCTGGAGCGCTACGGCGGCGGTTGAGCCGGGTGTACTTACATGCCTGCCGTGTACGTAGGCGCGCCTGCTGATGCCAGCGAATACACTCTAAAAGAGGTAGACGGCATAAAAGTCTATGTCAGCCCCTTTGTCAGCATGGAAAGAGGCCTCAAGATATTCCTTTCGGGTTTCGGCATGTTCAAGGGCCTGGCAGTTGCACCGCTAAGTTATTAA
- a CDS encoding TrpB-like pyridoxal phosphate-dependent enzyme produces MDEIKILLTEKEMPTHWYNIQADMPNPLQPPISPRTGEVMAPEELAVIFPEALLKQEMSRERFVEIPDEVREIYRLWRPSPLFRARRLEKALDTPARIYYKYEGVSPAGSHKLNTAVPQAYYNKKEGIKRLSTETGAGQWGSALAMACSFFGLECTVYMVKVSFQQKPYRRSMMQVFGAEVIPSPSDRTEAGKAILAKDPDSTGSLGIAISEAVEDAATHDDTNYALGSVLNHVVLHQTVIGLEAKKQMEKAGYYPDVVIACSGGGSNFSGLAMPFVHDKIKEGKNTRIMAVEPTACPSLTRGKFTYDYGDTAHLTPKMMMYTLGSEFVPPGIHAGGLRYHGASPIQSQLLHDGLIEAKAYGQLSVFEAAKMFAQNEGIIPAPESSHAIRAAIDEALAAKEAGEARTILFNLSGHGHFDMSAYDAYLSGKLTDSSLPEDTLKELINALP; encoded by the coding sequence ATGGATGAGATTAAAATACTTCTGACTGAAAAAGAAATGCCGACCCACTGGTATAACATCCAGGCTGACATGCCGAACCCCCTGCAGCCGCCCATTAGCCCCCGGACCGGAGAGGTTATGGCGCCGGAGGAACTGGCGGTGATCTTTCCGGAAGCTCTATTAAAGCAGGAGATGTCTCGCGAAAGATTCGTAGAGATCCCCGATGAGGTCCGGGAAATCTACCGGCTGTGGAGGCCTTCACCGCTCTTTCGTGCCCGTCGGCTGGAAAAGGCCCTGGATACCCCCGCCAGGATATATTATAAATACGAGGGGGTAAGCCCCGCCGGTAGCCACAAGCTCAACACCGCCGTGCCCCAGGCATATTACAACAAAAAAGAGGGTATAAAGAGACTTTCCACCGAGACCGGCGCCGGGCAGTGGGGCAGCGCCCTGGCCATGGCCTGCAGCTTCTTCGGCCTGGAGTGCACCGTGTATATGGTGAAAGTTAGCTTCCAGCAAAAGCCCTACCGGAGGTCCATGATGCAGGTATTCGGAGCCGAAGTCATCCCCAGCCCCAGCGACAGGACTGAGGCGGGCAAAGCTATTCTGGCAAAGGACCCCGATTCCACCGGCAGCCTGGGTATAGCCATAAGTGAAGCTGTGGAAGATGCGGCGACCCATGATGATACCAACTACGCTCTGGGGAGTGTGCTCAACCATGTGGTGCTCCACCAGACGGTTATAGGCCTGGAGGCCAAAAAGCAGATGGAAAAGGCGGGATATTACCCCGATGTGGTCATAGCCTGTTCCGGTGGGGGAAGCAATTTCAGCGGCCTGGCCATGCCCTTTGTGCATGACAAGATAAAAGAGGGTAAAAACACCCGTATAATGGCCGTAGAGCCCACCGCATGCCCCAGCCTCACCAGGGGAAAATTTACCTATGACTACGGCGATACGGCACACCTGACTCCAAAGATGATGATGTATACCCTGGGCAGTGAGTTCGTACCCCCGGGAATCCATGCAGGTGGCCTTAGGTACCACGGTGCATCACCCATCCAGAGCCAGCTCCTGCATGACGGCTTAATCGAAGCAAAGGCATATGGGCAGTTATCAGTGTTTGAAGCCGCAAAAATGTTTGCTCAAAATGAAGGCATCATCCCGGCTCCCGAATCTTCCCACGCCATAAGGGCCGCTATAGATGAAGCCCTGGCGGCAAAGGAAGCGGGAGAGGCCAGGACCATACTGTTCAACCTCAGCGGCCACGGCCACTTCGACATGAGCGCCTATGACGCCTACCTCTCCGGTAAGCTAACAGATTCAAGCCTGCCGGAAGATACATTGAAAGAACTTATAAATGCATTGCCTTAA
- a CDS encoding ornithine cyclodeaminase family protein, which yields MECYPNNPVKFNLPQTTGLLILNDILSGCPIAVMDCVWLTAMRTPAVTALAAAALHPDAKTFGMFGCGVQGVGHVRFIGHTLKNLKKIYVYDIRKEVMDKLVEELQPEVDAEIIKANGPEELAKSCEVMSSATLIIRETLSVVKKEWVSKGQTILPCDLNTFWDPEIPRMADKYIVDSIDEHKLFADMGYFPDGLPDIYCETGEIIAGSKKGRDNDNQLIVCSNIGISVCDMVMAREIFNRAIEQGKGLKLKL from the coding sequence ATAGAATGTTATCCCAACAATCCGGTCAAATTCAACCTTCCCCAGACTACAGGCCTTTTGATTCTAAACGATATTCTATCAGGATGCCCCATTGCCGTGATGGATTGCGTCTGGTTGACTGCCATGAGGACTCCTGCTGTCACTGCGCTGGCAGCAGCGGCGCTCCATCCTGATGCGAAGACCTTCGGTATGTTTGGCTGCGGCGTTCAGGGCGTCGGACATGTGAGATTCATCGGACACACCCTGAAAAACTTGAAGAAAATTTACGTTTACGATATCCGAAAAGAAGTCATGGATAAGCTGGTGGAAGAGTTGCAGCCTGAAGTGGATGCCGAAATCATAAAGGCAAACGGCCCCGAAGAATTGGCCAAGAGCTGTGAGGTAATGAGTTCGGCTACACTCATAATCCGCGAGACACTTTCGGTAGTCAAGAAGGAATGGGTATCCAAAGGCCAGACCATTCTGCCCTGCGACCTGAACACCTTCTGGGATCCCGAAATCCCCAGGATGGCGGACAAATACATCGTCGACAGCATAGACGAGCATAAGCTTTTTGCAGATATGGGATATTTCCCCGACGGACTTCCAGACATCTACTGTGAAACCGGAGAAATTATTGCCGGTTCTAAAAAGGGAAGAGACAATGACAATCAGCTTATCGTATGCAGCAACATAGGAATTTCTGTATGTGATATGGTTATGGCAAGAGAAATATTTAACAGAGCCATTGAACAGGGCAAGGGTTTGAAGCTGAAGCTGTAA
- a CDS encoding metal ABC transporter permease: protein MYIFTFDFMQRAFIAGIITAVLASAMGVFVVLRRMSMVGDSLSHAALSGVAAGMLFGFYPFYGALIFSALAALFIEAIRKAFKKYAEVALAVVMSGGMGLAVVFISLGKSFNADLFSYLFGSLVAVSPSDVWVISGTGLFIILSLVLLSRELFSITFDEESARLSGIPVGVVNTYFTLLTALAVALSVRVVGTLLVSALMVIPAAVSLQIARSFKATFVIAVGVAVLSVVLGLYISFVFDVAPGGTIVLIAAAILTVVLIVRGFEGKLT from the coding sequence ATGTATATCTTTACTTTTGACTTTATGCAAAGAGCTTTTATAGCCGGCATAATCACCGCAGTACTGGCCTCCGCCATGGGAGTCTTTGTGGTTTTAAGGCGCATGTCCATGGTGGGAGACAGCCTTTCCCATGCGGCCCTTTCAGGAGTGGCAGCGGGAATGCTGTTCGGGTTTTACCCCTTTTATGGGGCGTTGATTTTTTCAGCACTGGCTGCGCTTTTCATTGAAGCCATCCGAAAGGCTTTCAAGAAATATGCCGAAGTGGCCCTGGCGGTGGTGATGTCCGGGGGCATGGGCCTTGCAGTGGTCTTCATAAGCCTCGGAAAATCCTTTAATGCGGACCTTTTTTCATACCTCTTCGGAAGCCTGGTGGCGGTATCCCCTTCCGATGTATGGGTCATATCCGGCACGGGGCTTTTTATAATCCTGTCACTGGTGTTGCTTTCCCGGGAGCTTTTTTCCATCACCTTCGACGAGGAATCGGCCAGGCTTTCGGGGATACCGGTGGGGGTAGTAAACACATATTTCACTCTACTCACGGCTCTGGCTGTAGCCCTTTCAGTAAGGGTAGTGGGGACATTGCTGGTTTCGGCCCTCATGGTAATTCCTGCCGCCGTAAGCCTTCAGATTGCCAGGAGTTTTAAGGCTACCTTCGTCATAGCTGTGGGAGTGGCCGTCCTTTCCGTAGTTTTAGGACTGTATATTTCCTTCGTGTTCGACGTGGCTCCCGGCGGCACTATTGTACTCATAGCGGCGGCAATTTTGACGGTGGTGCTTATAGTAAGAGGATTCGAAGGTAAATTGACATAA
- a CDS encoding tryptophan transporter, with translation MKLKDMVLTALLLSIGLVLHQITPPIVGGMKPNFLLAMLFVALYINNSPRNAFLAGVIGGTFAALTTSFPGGQVANFFEEIITAFVVSLLIKLTAKMSPHLSVPLVGFIGTVESGTVFLTIALLVVGSLPVAFPILFTTVVIPAAVINTFVTYICYNVVFSARKVMKKA, from the coding sequence ATGAAACTGAAAGATATGGTATTAACCGCTCTGTTACTTTCAATAGGCCTGGTGCTCCACCAGATCACCCCGCCCATCGTGGGTGGCATGAAGCCCAACTTCCTGCTGGCGATGCTCTTTGTAGCCCTTTACATCAACAACAGCCCCAGGAACGCCTTCTTGGCGGGCGTCATTGGCGGGACTTTCGCAGCGCTTACCACCAGCTTTCCCGGCGGCCAGGTGGCCAACTTCTTTGAAGAGATCATAACGGCCTTTGTAGTATCATTGCTCATAAAGCTGACGGCCAAAATGAGCCCACATCTATCGGTACCTCTGGTAGGATTTATCGGGACCGTGGAAAGCGGCACGGTGTTTCTTACCATAGCCCTGCTGGTGGTGGGCAGCCTGCCGGTGGCCTTCCCGATTCTGTTTACCACGGTGGTAATTCCCGCCGCAGTCATCAACACCTTCGTAACATACATCTGCTACAATGTGGTATTCTCGGCAAGAAAGGTGATGAAGAAGGCGTAA